In Streptomyces nodosus, one DNA window encodes the following:
- a CDS encoding glycoside hydrolase family 13 protein, whose amino-acid sequence MSQYSTDPAPNTALATVAPHRDWWRDAVIYQVYPRSFADSNGDGMGDLEGVRSRLPYLRDLGVDAVWLSPFYASPQADAGYDVADYRAVDPMFGTLLDADALIRDARELGLRIIVDLVPNHSSDQHEWFKRALADGPGSPLRERYHFRPGKGEHGELPPNDWESIFGGPAWTRVTEPDGTPGEWYLHLFAPEQPDFNWDHPAVGDEFRSILRFWLDMGVDGFRIDVAHGMVKAEGLPDLGGHDQLKLLGNDVMPFFDQDGVHDIYRQWRTILDEYAGRGEGPDGSSSEGRRGERIFVAEAWTPTVERTANYVRPDELHQAFNFQYLGTYWDAAELRVVIDRTLDAMRPVGAPATWVLSNHDVTRHATRFGNEPGLGTQIRTPGDRELGLRRARAATLLMLALPGSAYLYQGEELGLPDVVDLPDEVRQDPAYFRGEGQDGFRDGCRVPIPWTRGGSSYGFGSGGSWLPQPEVWGELSVEAQLGVPGSTLELYRTALAVRREQPSLGAGDRVEWLDAPEGVLAFRRGEFVCVANTTGEPVTVPSYGRLLVASTEVTVADGATSVPADTTTWWTA is encoded by the coding sequence ATGAGCCAGTACTCCACCGACCCGGCCCCGAACACCGCCCTCGCCACCGTCGCCCCGCATCGCGACTGGTGGCGCGACGCGGTGATCTACCAGGTCTATCCGCGCAGCTTCGCCGACAGCAACGGCGACGGCATGGGCGACCTGGAGGGCGTACGTTCCCGACTCCCGTATCTGCGCGACCTCGGCGTGGACGCCGTGTGGCTCAGCCCCTTCTACGCCTCGCCGCAGGCCGACGCCGGCTACGACGTCGCCGACTACCGTGCCGTCGACCCCATGTTCGGCACCCTCCTGGACGCCGACGCGCTGATCCGCGACGCCCGTGAGCTCGGGCTGCGCATCATCGTCGACCTCGTCCCCAACCACTCCTCCGACCAGCACGAGTGGTTCAAGCGGGCGCTCGCCGACGGCCCGGGCTCGCCGCTGCGGGAGCGCTACCACTTCCGCCCCGGCAAGGGCGAGCACGGTGAACTGCCGCCCAACGACTGGGAGTCCATCTTCGGCGGCCCCGCCTGGACCCGGGTCACCGAACCGGACGGCACACCCGGCGAGTGGTATCTGCATCTGTTCGCCCCGGAGCAGCCCGACTTCAACTGGGACCACCCGGCCGTCGGTGACGAGTTCCGCTCCATCCTGCGCTTCTGGCTCGACATGGGCGTCGACGGCTTCCGCATCGACGTGGCGCACGGCATGGTGAAGGCCGAGGGCCTGCCCGACCTGGGCGGCCACGACCAGCTCAAGCTGCTGGGCAACGATGTCATGCCGTTCTTCGACCAGGACGGCGTCCACGACATCTACCGTCAGTGGCGCACCATCCTCGACGAGTACGCGGGACGAGGTGAGGGCCCCGACGGATCCTCGTCGGAGGGACGGCGGGGCGAGCGCATCTTCGTCGCCGAGGCCTGGACCCCGACCGTCGAGCGCACCGCCAACTATGTGCGCCCCGACGAGCTGCACCAGGCCTTCAACTTCCAGTATCTGGGCACCTACTGGGACGCGGCCGAGCTGCGCGTCGTCATCGACCGCACCCTGGACGCCATGCGTCCCGTCGGCGCCCCGGCCACCTGGGTGCTGTCCAACCACGATGTGACCCGGCACGCCACCCGCTTCGGCAACGAGCCCGGCCTCGGCACCCAGATCCGCACCCCGGGCGACCGTGAACTGGGCCTGCGCCGGGCCCGCGCGGCCACCCTGCTGATGCTGGCGCTGCCCGGCTCGGCCTATCTCTACCAGGGCGAGGAACTGGGCCTGCCCGACGTCGTGGACCTCCCGGACGAGGTCCGCCAGGACCCGGCCTACTTCCGGGGCGAGGGCCAGGACGGCTTCCGTGACGGCTGCCGGGTGCCGATCCCGTGGACCCGCGGCGGCTCGTCGTACGGCTTCGGCAGCGGCGGCAGCTGGCTTCCGCAGCCGGAGGTCTGGGGTGAGCTGAGCGTGGAGGCGCAGCTGGGCGTGCCCGGTTCCACCCTGGAGCTGTACCGCACCGCGCTCGCCGTGCGGCGCGAGCAGCCCTCGCTCGGGGCCGGCGACCGGGTCGAGTGGCTGGATGCGCCCGAGGGTGTACTCGCCTTCCGCCGCGGCGAGTTCGTCTGCGTCGCCAACACCACGGGCGAGCCGGTCACCGTCCCGTCGTACGGCCGCCTTCTGGTCGCCAGCACGGAGGTGACCGTCGCCGACGGCGCGACCAGCGTGCCCGCGGACACCACGACGTGGTGGACCGCCTGA
- a CDS encoding sugar ABC transporter permease produces MSTTTLDTPAPSAPADAAGTPRRRGRGRDERGPLGSVLLHGGLVVAGLIALAPVAWLVFLSLGPDKNDYLHPGNIAGRMTFSNYTFVLEHTGFFDWLRSTLIVSLGTTVIGVLVAASTGYAVSRMRFPGHRQLMWLLLLTQAFPIAVLIVPMYEIFSRLGLIDSYLGLILIYCSTAVPYSAWLLKGYFDTIPFEIDEAGRVDGLSPFGTFVRLILPLARPGLAVAAFYNFITAFGEVAFASTFMLDDSKYTFAVGLQSFVSEHDAQWNYMAATAVLIAIPVSVFFYLVQKNLVTGLTAGGTKG; encoded by the coding sequence ATGAGCACCACGACCCTCGACACCCCCGCCCCGAGCGCACCGGCGGACGCCGCCGGGACACCACGTCGCCGGGGACGCGGTCGTGACGAGCGCGGCCCGCTCGGCTCCGTCCTGCTGCACGGCGGCCTGGTCGTGGCCGGGCTGATCGCGCTGGCCCCGGTCGCCTGGCTGGTGTTCCTGTCGCTCGGCCCGGACAAGAACGACTATCTGCATCCCGGGAACATCGCCGGCCGGATGACGTTCAGCAACTACACCTTCGTGCTGGAGCACACCGGCTTCTTCGACTGGCTCCGGTCCACGCTGATCGTCTCCCTGGGCACCACGGTGATCGGGGTCCTGGTCGCCGCCAGCACCGGCTACGCCGTCTCCCGGATGCGCTTCCCCGGCCACCGGCAGCTGATGTGGCTGCTGCTGCTCACCCAGGCCTTCCCGATCGCCGTACTGATCGTGCCGATGTACGAGATCTTCAGCCGGCTCGGCCTGATCGACAGCTACCTCGGCCTGATCCTGATCTACTGCTCCACGGCCGTGCCCTACAGCGCCTGGCTGCTCAAGGGCTACTTCGACACGATCCCCTTCGAGATCGACGAGGCGGGCCGGGTCGACGGGCTGAGCCCCTTCGGCACCTTCGTCCGGCTGATCCTCCCGCTGGCCCGACCGGGCCTGGCGGTGGCCGCCTTCTACAACTTCATCACGGCCTTCGGAGAGGTCGCGTTCGCCTCCACCTTCATGCTGGACGACTCCAAGTACACCTTCGCCGTCGGTCTGCAGAGTTTCGTCAGCGAGCACGACGCGCAGTGGAACTACATGGCTGCCACGGCGGTGTTGATCGCGATACCCGTATCCGTCTTCTTCTACCTTGTCCAGAAGAACCTGGTGACCGGTCTCACCGCGGGCGGCACAAAGGGCTGA
- a CDS encoding carbohydrate ABC transporter permease, with amino-acid sequence MTVVIDRATGKRHGDRAPRPGPVGRLRNAYQKYWYAYAMIAPVVVVLGVLVGYPLLRGFYVTLTDANSLNSARTIGVNHIDATYKFIGLDNYQDILFGPTSYDRFWSHFLWTVFWTAACVVLHYSIGLGLALMLNQRLRGRTFYRLLLVLPWAVPTFVTVFSWRIMLADSGLINQVLGSLHLPQPQWLEDTFWQRFAAIMVNTWCGVPFMMLSLLGGLQSIDSTLYEAAEMDGANAWQRFRHVTLPGLRSVSSTVVLLGVIWTFNQFAIIFLLFGTTSAPDAQILVTWAYRLGFGQQPRDYAQSAAYGVLLLSILTVFTSFYFRWLKRNDQLAV; translated from the coding sequence ATGACAGTCGTCATCGACCGCGCGACCGGCAAGCGCCACGGTGACCGCGCGCCGCGACCCGGCCCGGTCGGGCGTCTGAGGAACGCCTACCAGAAGTACTGGTACGCGTACGCCATGATCGCCCCGGTGGTGGTCGTGCTCGGCGTGCTCGTCGGCTATCCGCTGCTGCGGGGCTTCTATGTCACGCTGACCGACGCCAACAGCCTCAACTCGGCGCGGACGATCGGCGTCAACCACATCGACGCCACCTACAAGTTCATCGGCCTCGACAACTACCAGGACATCCTGTTCGGGCCGACGTCCTACGACCGCTTCTGGTCGCACTTCCTGTGGACCGTCTTCTGGACGGCCGCCTGCGTCGTCCTGCACTACTCCATCGGGCTCGGCCTCGCGCTGATGCTCAACCAGAGGCTGCGCGGCCGCACCTTCTACCGGCTGCTGCTGGTCCTGCCCTGGGCCGTGCCCACCTTTGTCACCGTCTTCTCCTGGCGGATCATGCTCGCCGACTCCGGGCTGATCAACCAGGTTCTCGGCTCGCTCCATCTGCCCCAGCCGCAATGGCTGGAGGACACCTTCTGGCAGCGCTTCGCCGCGATCATGGTCAACACCTGGTGCGGTGTGCCGTTCATGATGCTCTCGCTGCTCGGCGGACTGCAGTCCATCGACTCCACCCTCTACGAGGCCGCGGAGATGGACGGTGCCAACGCCTGGCAGCGGTTCCGCCATGTCACCCTGCCCGGCCTGCGGTCGGTCAGCTCCACCGTGGTGCTGCTCGGCGTCATCTGGACCTTCAACCAGTTCGCCATCATCTTCCTGCTGTTCGGCACCACCAGCGCCCCCGACGCGCAGATCCTGGTGACCTGGGCCTACCGCCTGGGCTTCGGACAGCAGCCGCGCGACTACGCCCAGTCCGCCGCCTACGGCGTGCTGCTGCTGTCGATCCTGACCGTCTTCACCTCCTTCTACTTCCGTTGGCTGAAGCGCAATGACCAGCTCGCCGTCTGA
- a CDS encoding extracellular solute-binding protein: MRRGIVATALVASVALAATACGGSDSGSGKSDGPVTITWWDTSNATNEAPVYQALIKDFEKANSKIKVKYVNVPFDQAQNKFDTAAGATGAPDVLRSEVGWTPAFAKKGYFLPLDGTEALADQAKFQPSLIQQAQYDGKTYGVPLVTDTLALVYNKALFAKAGITEAPKTWDELKSDAAKIKAKTGVDGYWGSTQAYYAQSYLYGEGTDTVDAGAKKITVNSAAAKKGYGTWLSLFSGKGLHQADTTADAYAHIQDAFINGKVAAIIQGPWEITNFYGGSAFSDKANLGIATVPAGSSGKAGAPTGGHNLSVYAGSDKAHQEAALTFVNFMTSAKSQETIALKNSTLPTRDDAYSAQVKADPGIAGYQGVLAAAQPRPALPEYSSLWGPLDTELPKVAAGKESLDKGLSNAETAIAKLVPDFSK, encoded by the coding sequence ATGCGGCGTGGCATAGTGGCCACCGCACTGGTGGCGTCCGTCGCCCTCGCGGCGACGGCCTGCGGCGGAAGTGACAGCGGTAGCGGCAAGTCCGACGGCCCGGTCACCATCACCTGGTGGGACACCTCCAACGCCACCAACGAGGCGCCGGTCTACCAGGCACTGATCAAGGACTTCGAGAAGGCCAACTCGAAGATCAAGGTCAAGTACGTCAACGTCCCGTTCGACCAGGCGCAGAACAAGTTCGACACCGCCGCCGGCGCCACGGGCGCCCCCGATGTGCTGCGCTCCGAGGTCGGCTGGACCCCCGCCTTCGCCAAGAAGGGCTACTTCCTGCCGCTGGACGGCACCGAGGCCCTCGCCGACCAGGCCAAGTTCCAGCCCAGCCTGATCCAGCAGGCCCAGTACGACGGCAAGACCTACGGCGTGCCGCTGGTCACCGACACCCTGGCGCTGGTCTACAACAAGGCCCTCTTCGCCAAGGCCGGGATCACCGAGGCGCCGAAGACCTGGGACGAGCTGAAGTCCGACGCCGCCAAGATCAAGGCCAAGACCGGGGTCGACGGCTACTGGGGCTCCACCCAGGCCTACTACGCGCAGTCCTATCTGTACGGCGAGGGCACCGACACGGTCGACGCCGGCGCCAAGAAGATCACCGTGAACTCCGCGGCCGCCAAGAAGGGCTACGGCACCTGGCTGAGCCTGTTCTCCGGCAAGGGCCTGCACCAGGCCGACACCACCGCCGACGCCTACGCCCACATCCAGGACGCGTTCATCAACGGCAAGGTCGCCGCGATCATCCAGGGCCCGTGGGAGATCACCAACTTCTACGGGGGCTCGGCCTTCTCGGACAAGGCCAACCTCGGCATCGCCACCGTCCCGGCCGGCTCCAGCGGCAAGGCGGGCGCCCCGACCGGCGGCCACAACCTCTCCGTGTACGCGGGCTCCGACAAGGCCCACCAGGAAGCGGCGCTGACCTTCGTCAACTTCATGACCTCGGCGAAGTCCCAGGAGACCATCGCCCTGAAGAACTCCACGCTGCCCACGCGTGACGACGCCTACAGCGCCCAGGTCAAGGCCGACCCCGGCATCGCCGGCTACCAGGGCGTGCTCGCCGCCGCCCAGCCGCGCCCGGCGCTGCCCGAGTACAGCTCCCTGTGGGGCCCGCTCGACACCGAGCTGCCCAAGGTCGCCGCCGGCAAGGAGTCCCTGGACAAGGGCCTGAGCAACGCGGAGACGGCGATCGCCAAGCTGGTCCCCGACTTCAGCAAGTGA
- a CDS encoding LacI family DNA-binding transcriptional regulator yields the protein MTTRLADIAAQAGVSEATVSRVLNGKPGVAPTTRQSVLAALDVLGYERPVRLRRRSEGLVGLITPELENPIFPALAQVIGQALTRQGYTPVLATQTPGGSTEDELTEMLVDRGVAGIIYVSGLHADTTADMQRYEQLRAQGVPFVLVDGFSSKVQAPFISPDDRAAMTLAVTHLVSLGHTRIGLALGPQRFVPVQRKIEGFVRAMQEQLGLSAEDVGSRLVQHSLYTLEGGQAAAAALIDRGCTAVVCASDMMALGAIREARRRGLEVPTDVSVVGFDDSPLIAFTDPPLTTVRKPVPAMGQAAVRTLLEEIGGTPAPHSEFVFMPELVVRGSTASAPGDRPRP from the coding sequence GTGACCACACGCCTTGCCGATATCGCAGCCCAGGCGGGCGTCAGCGAGGCGACCGTCAGCCGCGTCCTGAACGGGAAGCCGGGCGTCGCCCCGACCACCCGTCAGTCCGTGCTGGCCGCCCTCGATGTGCTCGGCTACGAGCGTCCGGTGCGGCTGCGGCGGCGCAGCGAGGGCCTGGTGGGGCTGATCACCCCCGAGCTGGAGAACCCGATCTTCCCGGCTCTGGCGCAGGTCATCGGCCAGGCGCTGACCCGCCAGGGCTACACCCCGGTGCTGGCGACCCAGACCCCGGGCGGCTCCACCGAGGACGAGCTGACGGAGATGCTGGTGGACCGCGGGGTCGCGGGCATCATCTATGTCTCCGGGCTGCACGCGGACACCACCGCCGATATGCAGCGCTATGAGCAGCTGCGCGCCCAGGGCGTGCCGTTCGTGCTGGTGGACGGCTTCTCGTCCAAGGTGCAGGCCCCGTTCATCTCCCCCGACGACCGCGCGGCGATGACCCTGGCCGTCACCCATCTGGTGTCGCTGGGGCACACCCGGATCGGGCTGGCCCTCGGGCCGCAGCGGTTCGTTCCGGTGCAGCGGAAGATCGAGGGTTTCGTCCGTGCGATGCAGGAGCAGCTCGGCCTGTCCGCCGAGGACGTCGGGTCCCGGCTGGTCCAGCACTCGCTCTACACCCTGGAGGGCGGTCAGGCGGCGGCGGCCGCGCTGATCGACCGGGGCTGCACGGCGGTGGTGTGCGCGAGCGACATGATGGCGCTCGGTGCGATACGCGAGGCGCGCCGGCGCGGCCTCGAAGTGCCCACGGACGTCTCGGTGGTGGGTTTCGACGACTCACCGCTGATCGCCTTCACGGACCCGCCGCTGACCACGGTCCGCAAGCCGGTCCCGGCGATGGGCCAGGCCGCGGTGCGGACGCTGCTGGAGGAGATCGGCGGGACACCCGCGCCGCACAGCGAGTTCGTGTTCATGCCTGAGCTGGTGGTGCGGGGTTCGACCGCCTCGGCCCCCGGGGACCGCCCTCGTCCCTGA